The stretch of DNA TGACTAGTTATCTTATACAAAAACATCTTGCATTCAAGGTTAACTTTTTTGCAGATTGCttgttaataaaatatcatGAATAAAGTCTTGTGTTCTTTATATGATATGGTATAACTAAATTATGTCTAATCTGTTTGGAGAGGGCAAATAAATTCTGCAAATCATCTGCATAGCAATGGAAAGTTATATTATGCCTGCTCATAATAGACCAAATAAGCAGCAtataaagtgaaaataaaatggGTCCAAGAATAGAGCCTTGTGGGACCCCGCATAAGAGAGGGGAAGTTGAGGAGGAAGAGTGCCCAATCAATACAAAGAAACTTCTGTCAGACCAATATAACGAGAACCACTGAAGTGTGGCGCCCTGCAATttgatgcatttctttattccaGTAGCATAGTCCAACAGTGTATGCACTCTAAAGTTACTGTACAGAGCAGTCTTACTGTAGGTACACCTGTCTGTTTTCCTCCCTGAAGGCTCTGAAGATGATTATTCACCTCGACCTATTCCTTCATTTCTCTGTGGATCCATTTTTCCAAAGTTCAGTGAACTGATTCAGGCCCTTTTATATATCTATTAAAGGATATGATTGATATGTGTTTGATTTTGACTcgaaggggtggtttcctgtaCAGGAATTAGCTTTAGCCAGGTCTAGGCTTTAGTTTAAttgggaaatataactagttttaacaaacatgccttactaaaaacattgtgtgcattttgagggaaaataaagggcactgatgtattttaagatatgtcagtgcaatttGTTTTCAGTAGGGATTTGTGTGCAAAGTTTTGAAGTAACAGTTCACCAAATCTGACTCATTTGTTAAAAGAAGGGAATAGTGTTTATAGTTCAGCAAAATGATTGTGCTTCTTGAAAAATGGCGTTAtgattttgaaaatgtataatgATAATGTAAAATAACTGGTGAAGCTATTTTTTAACTGGTTCTTTAAAACAAACTGACTAAAAGAACCGCTTCACAGAAATGAGTTAGACTGTCCAACACTAACGTAGAAAGGGTGAAGGATTGAGTTAACGACACGCACTTCACAAACCCTCCTATTAAatctcatatatatatatatatatacagtattgttcaaaataatagcagtacaatgtgactaaccagaataatcaaggtttttagtatatttttttattgctacgtggcaaacaagttaccagtaggttcagtagattctcagaaaacaaatgagacccagcattcatgatatgcacgctcttaaggctgtgcaattgggcaattagttgaattagttgaaaggggtgtgttcaaaaaaatagcagtgtggcattcaattactgaggtcatcaattttgtgaagaaacaggtgtgaatcaggtggcccctatttaaggatgaagccaacacttgttgaaaatgcatttgaaagctgaggaaaatgggtcgttcaagacattgttcagaagaacagcgtactttgattaaaacgttgattggagaggggaaaacctataaagaggtgcaaaaaacgataggctgttcagctaaaatgatctccaatgccttaaaatggagagcaaaaccagagagacgtggaagaaaacggaagacaaccatcaaaatggatagaagaataaccagaatggcaaaggctcagccaatgatcacctccaggatgatcaaagacagtctagagttacctgtaagtactgtgacagttagaagacgtctgtgtgaagctaatctattttcaagaatcccccgcaaagtccctctgttaaaaaaaaggcatgtgcagaagaggttacaatttgccaaagaacacatcaactggcctaaagagaaatggaggaacattttgtggactgatgagagtaaaattgttctttttgggtccagggccacaggcagtttgtgagacgacccccaaactctgaattcaagccacagaagacagtgaagcatggaggtgcaagcatcatgatatgggcatgtttctcctactatggtgttgggcctatttatcgcataccagggatcatggatcagtttgcatatgttaaaatacttgaagagttCATGTTGCcatatgctgaagaggacatgcccttgaaatggttgtttcaacaagacaatgacccaaaacacactagtaaacgggcaaagtcttggttccaaaccaacaaaattaatgttatggagtggccagcccaatctccagaccttaatccaattgagaacttgtggggtgatatcaaaaatgctgtttctgaagcaaaaccaagaaatgtgaatgaattgtggaatgttgttaaagaatcatggagtggaataacagctgagaggtgccacaagttggttgactccatgccacacagatgtcaagcagttttaaaaaactgtggtcatacaactaaatattagtttagtgattcacaggattgctaaatcccagaaaaaaaaatgtgtgtacaaaatagttttgagtttgtaccgtcaaaggtagacactgctatttttttgaacacacccctttcaactaattcaactaattgcccaattgcacagccttaagagcgtgcatatcatgaatgctgggtcttgtttgttttctgagaatctactgaacctactggtaacttgtttgccacgtagcaataaaaaatatactaaaaaccttgattattctggttagtcacattgtactgctattattttgaacaagactgtgtatatatatatatatcctttCCCAATGTCTTATATCAATTTTCTGTATATTGTTACATTAGACAATTTTTTAATCAGTCATAATATCTTTATTATACTACAGCTATATCATTGGCATTTATATACATTACTTTGACTTCATCTCTGTCTGATAACAGAATGAATGATTATACAATTGAAACATTTTTCTGTAAAGTGTTGTGTGGTGAAGGCACAGtacaaataaacttaaattttatatctGTTCCTTTAATGTCAACAAACATGATAGAGGTTGATTTTATAAACATTAGTATTTATTAAAATGGTATTCAGTATACAAGGTGCACtgataattttataaaataaaataaaaattacttgAAAATATCTtggcacaatatgtaagattttcaCATTTCAAGGTATCGCAAGAACCATTTAACAGCATTACTGTCAAATTACTCTCTGTCAGGAACACATGGCATGCATTAAAAACTGTGAAAGTAGTTGTTATTGTCTAGCATGCTACTCTATTCGGATtacataataacataaaaaaatactaaaaaaaacacttcatttcatGACATCATCCATGAACATGATTTGTGAGTCCTGTTGGAAGGATTATCATTGGCGGAGGTGAAGGTAAAGACTCCCATCAAGCTAAgcctttgttattgttttgcgACCTCTAGTGGTAATAATGACAAAATGTGCTTTTTAAACACTGACACAATTCAGCTTGCATGACTAACAGTTTTGCATTTCCTATACATTCAAACACATCTGTTTCACTCTCATGGTACTGATCCCATTATATATGCCACATGAAGACCAGTACACGTATTAGCTGCCACACTGCATGATGTCCAAGTCCCAAACAgtaatgaaaaactttatttaccaTCATATTTAGCAGTattggccggtgacttctttttcgagggcgctcgatgcgaagtttgtcacaacatgtatgtagcccatcatgtttgtggttccttttttcaaaatgtgttctgcgcttcgagagattgtgtgtgcatcacgtgtatTGTCAAAATATAGGCCTGTTgaagatgcgtctaaagggtttatgataaaagagacgctcgtgtttgccagatactcgcataatctcacgCGTAATCAAAgcttactgttaagggagtgtcttgcgtgtattttgtgaacgtaaaCGTCTCTTTCATCGTATacagttttgacgcgtgtgcagcaggcacttattttgacaaaacacgtgatgcacattgttcacatgacgcaacaaacacatattttcaaaacgcaagcaacatacgacactccgaacacttattttgaatttgtgcccctcggatgagcagtcacgagccgccactgatgtTTACTCTATATAGTGCcaccagggacgtgcacagacattttgaggggcaggggctcaagtgaaataaagggcacttctcataattatgtatatatttttattttttttaaacaaaaagaatatatattaacgcaattctgacttcctttttaaaaaaaaatattaaaaaagttaattaattttatctttcTCAAACTCAcccaattgtttaattttcaaaagatgtctacaaaataatcagttcacacagacaccatggtctccttagtagtctaggtttatagagcagcaaaggaagccattacacaatgtgcatgttttgaaaacattaaattacacattaattacaaatttgttaaaatgctaaaaacaaagttgtgactgctgagttagcgctacatgccaataaatgctatatcatatgctagcgtttagctgattagttgttagttgttactcaaaatgtatttttgtctgataagggctcaaaatataaggtctgtttactaatttgagcttctggcatgagcctcagagcagagctcaacattattattcatgaccctttcaaatagggcaaaaattctagggttgtaaatagacatgtaaaaacgtttctggataatttttgcacttaataaagccacataccttctatgtaattgtcaaagaacaatttaacatattatgacaacacatcctatggcacctttaatcttaggtttcatatttattagggttacacatgtcagaaacaacaaatataggttaggcctattttatttgtattttatattttacttttttgtgatgtcagtgaaaattcagactgggcaagtaaaatactgaaccatcagatttcttcccaatctactccagcactccagtataacacattataattatttaacagccattacaaaaaacgcaaacaaaaaagcttactactgtagttagcaattattttattgtttgtgctttattattttatgagcagtctgtttaaactacatacactatacggatacaagtttgcaactcttcaggttaatTTGGGATTGCcgtggaaaacaatgtccctgaatcgttatgtgtaacaacgtgtcccatattttgtgcataaaactgttaatataagaatgctttcttcctcacacacttaccggtagctgcctgcataatcatgcacatgatcgcgtctcgttcaggctgagctttggcgcttgaagcgcgaatgatgcagcacgagtgtagacagaccaatcataaagcgaagtaagttagagaggcgggactaaggaaaggtaaagccaatcatattagcgatgtgaattttggaggcgggactcctgttaaccgtttgtgtgccacaaatagcgctatttttctttatataagagtttaaatctcatttaaatgatttctgaataaattcatgttaaattaaataagcaacaagtaaaaaacacaagaaacagacagacatcagttgttatatgaataaagatcatattattattattatttttaaaaagcccccgagaaaaaagggcactttctctccaggaataaaaagggcaggtgctcaagccccctttgatgtctatgtgtgcacgtgcctgagTGCCACGCTACTTCAAATAAGTTGGTGAGCAATGGCACCCTCTGGTGGTTTAGGGTGATATGTGTCTTACTTtatgtatagacggtttcagcagtaacaacataaacaaacgacTTTTGTGGAACAAACATAACTTCCAGTAAACTTCGCAAAAAATCTAAGTCCCTTAGAGtaatttatttctgataacaagctaaataaacaacattgtATGCATAATCtacgaggtatttgtttcagagttcagtttagccactaacaaacagagaccggaagttaagttcccTCAGGAAGCGTAGCTACGACAATGTGCGTGCGTCCCATGAAATCGTCTATACTGAGGTCCAAAAAAGCATAATTTATTGCCAAGGTATAACTCTGAAATGGCTTTAGTAATATGTCAATATGCATTAAGAAAGCATTTATTATTCCTACTCAAAGGTGCAATCGTatataaaaaaactttgcaCGAAAGAACAAAGCTGAAGATCAATCAGCAATAAAGAACCGATCGAAGTCCGATATAAGATTGATATAAGAGGTTTCCTATTTTTTAATACTTCATTTAATCTTTGTCACTCACTTTGACTTTTACCCGATGCCATGCGTTACTAAGCACACCTCTTAAGTTCCAGATTGGGGCAACACTGTCCGGCTGTACATTGTAACTACAGTCCACTGCTTTGCAAACAATCTCCAGCTCCGTTGCCTTATCAGGCAGCGGGATGTCGAGCTCCCATAATTTCCAAGCCCAGGCTCTTCCTGGTGGAGGAGGTGGGAGCGCAGTGTCCTTCTGCTCCTCATCACCGCTCCTGAGTTTAGCTACATGCCATGTGTTCCCACCATCTACTGAGACATCTACTCTGACAACCTCCCGTCCTCCACCACTCCATGCGTATCCTTTAACAGTCACCTCACCGGCACTGGGGTCTACAGACACTCCCTCAGCCGGATGAGTGATAGCTGACTGTACGGGGAGTTCCTGGATGGCTGGAGCTGATTTAAAGTCTACGGTGTCCCAGTCAGTACTTGGAGAAAAGCCTTTGTAGTCATTTTGCTGCCAGTGACTCTCGCTTTCTTCATCACTTACAACAATCTTTCCCAACCATTTGACATTACGTGCTCCGACAATTCCAGGTGCAATCACTCGAGCAGGGTAGCCGTGATCGGCGGGGAGGTCCTCTCCGTTCATTTCATACGCAATAATAACATCACCTTCTTCACTCAGCGCCTTGTTGAGCGGAATAGACGCGCCGTACGCCACACCCGTCACATCTCGGTCTAGCCCTTCGAACTGAACGTGTCGAGCCTTTGCCTCAACCTCTGGTCCGAAGCCATAATACAGGAGCACATCCCTCAGACGCGCGCCGGACCATGTAGCATTACCTATTGCTGCCACGCCCCAATTGAGTCCTTTGACATGCTTGACTTTGTTCATGTCAGAGCGACGATTACCGGCACACTGAAGCGTCGCTGTAATCGTGTGTTTGGGAAAACGAGACTTGAGCTCATTCAGCGTCAGTGCAACGACTCCACCAGGAAGACCCTCGATCTCCAACTTGTACGTTTCAGGATCCACCTTGGGCACCGGAAGATGATTACGCTTAAAAAATATGGCGGAGGGGGTGATGTAATTGTCTGTCAGTATAGAAGCAGGGGGCTCAGCGTTGAAAGGTTTCAGACTGTTGATCTGAAGCGCGGGGTGACGCGTGGGCTCGGCACAGTAAGGGTCTGAAGAGTTGGCCTTCTCTTGCTCTCTGCAACTCTCTGTATTAAGCACACCGATTTTATATTCAGAGAGGATTTTCACAATCTGGTCTTGCTGATGAACCGCATATAAAGCCCAGTAGGGTTCGAGAGCTCCGCCCGCAGCCAGAAGTATTTTATCACCACCAGGATGCAGGGCTACAAAATCTGTGATATCAAAGATTTCACCTTTATAGGTGACCCACACGCCGTGGTCAAGGGAACGATGCTTTGATACTTCTTCTAGGCTGTAAACTGGAAAAGATGAGGTGTCAGGTACTGGTAGCTGTCCTGAGGTATCCGCACGCTCCGGCTGAAAAGAACGATACAAAACATTACTCTGTGAGAACTATGTAATTTCAGGTTTTTCATTGTTCAACAAGCTAATCTTATGAATGGGGGGACATACAAGACAAGATCACATGCTTTTAACACAGTTATTGAATTTGATCTTTTTAAgcatta from Paramisgurnus dabryanus chromosome 14, PD_genome_1.1, whole genome shotgun sequence encodes:
- the suox gene encoding sulfite oxidase, mitochondrial — its product is MQNIRHCQSLLIRSKSLKFSNSVVPSVSVWDGRLSHRWQSSGSHQRQESHNERISKYRFALAGLLAGAGAVLAYNLHDGKPERADTSGQLPVPDTSSFPVYSLEEVSKHRSLDHGVWVTYKGEIFDITDFVALHPGGDKILLAAGGALEPYWALYAVHQQDQIVKILSEYKIGVLNTESCREQEKANSSDPYCAEPTRHPALQINSLKPFNAEPPASILTDNYITPSAIFFKRNHLPVPKVDPETYKLEIEGLPGGVVALTLNELKSRFPKHTITATLQCAGNRRSDMNKVKHVKGLNWGVAAIGNATWSGARLRDVLLYYGFGPEVEAKARHVQFEGLDRDVTGVAYGASIPLNKALSEEGDVIIAYEMNGEDLPADHGYPARVIAPGIVGARNVKWLGKIVVSDEESESHWQQNDYKGFSPSTDWDTVDFKSAPAIQELPVQSAITHPAEGVSVDPSAGEVTVKGYAWSGGGREVVRVDVSVDGGNTWHVAKLRSGDEEQKDTALPPPPPGRAWAWKLWELDIPLPDKATELEIVCKAVDCSYNVQPDSVAPIWNLRGVLSNAWHRVKVKVSDKD